In Portunus trituberculatus isolate SZX2019 chromosome 28, ASM1759143v1, whole genome shotgun sequence, the genomic stretch cagtagtactTACAATGTAGCAATGTAAGGTTATTgtaaagaaattattttgtattggagtgtatttttcatgtataaTGTTTTAATGTATATTATACTATATGTATTctcaaaaatactactactataggcTTTTGGAATAACTCCAAATTCAACGTGGGGTTTTAAGCCTCGTTCTTTGTATATGCTTTTgtttaaatagataaaaataaataagagagagagagagagagagagagagagagagagagagagagagagagagagagagagagactgatagatTGATGATTTCACTAAACACAATACACATTACACAACATAATCTATTAACTAGTATGTCCCAACAACTTGACCTcatttctaacacacacacacacacacacacacacacacgctcgactcacactcgagagggtccaggttcgagtcccggaggcggcgaggcaaatgggcaagccccttaatgtgtagcccctgttcacctattagtaaataggtacgggatgtaactcgaggggttgtggcctcgctttcccggtgtgtggagtgtgttgtggtctcagtcctatccgaagatcggtctatgagctctgagctcgctccgtaatgaggaagactggctgggtgaccagcagacgaccaaggtgaattacacacacacacattcactctatGGTTTAAGGCGttgctgtgtctgtctgtcacggAGTCACGTGTTGCTGGGCCCAAGCGCTGATTCCTGACTGACTGCTGGAATGAGTGATGGAAAATTGTGGCTTCGTAAGAGATTTTTTAGTCTCCAATACTTTCTTCctacctattttccttcttattatttactttttctttaatgtaagatgggaaatctggccaagggcaacaaaaatgactaaacaaaaaggcccacttagatgccagtcccgagtaggtccgagagagttagctaaacGAAAGGGATACATGTCTAAGACCTCACTTTTCTATAGTTTTTAATCATTTTGTACATTTCCTTCTGTACTCTTGCCAGATTAACAAGAATAATTCTtgactgttttctttattattagaTCTTCAACTGTACAACTGTTAACTGTCATCGTCGTAAACTTGAGCATCATTATAATCCATTAATCGCGTATGTCATACtgtcatacatatatatttttatagcaAGATAATGATTTAATGGTGCTgggcgtttcttttttttttcatcataagtTTAGCACCTCATCTTAATGAGTGGATGAACCAGCAGGAGTCCGGGACTGAGCACCCTACAAGCTATCATGAGCTAGATCCAAAGGTGTTCAAGTTACACTCGAGAAGCGATCAGTTACATTCAGGGGTGAGTCACAGTTATATTCTAACTatcttttttaaagattttggtgaaacttttgctgttgcgttagacaaaTCAAAAGTTTTCCATagaatctggcacaaagctttgatctcaagaCTACGCTCATACGGTTTCTATTCTTCTCGctgtaactttatctcaagtttccacTCCGACCGTTTTGTTGCTGCTGTGATGCTGTGCTTCTCCTAAACctgttaacagtggtgttcctcagggttctctcCTGTCACCAACTCTCTTCCTAATAATCATCATTGATTTTCTAAAATAGAATTCTTGTCCTTTCCACTCTTACGCAGCTGATGATATCTTacacctttccacgtcttttcagagacgaccaacccattagaaagtcaacagatcacccagggacaccacagaacttatctttctaagatttctgattggagcagaaaaaacttagtagtgttcattgcctcaaaaactcaatttctccaccTATCAaatcgacacaaccttccagacaactatcccctcattttcaatgacactcaagtgTCCCACTCTTCCACACTGCATATCGGCCTGTCCATTACTCATAATATctaaattggaaacttcacatctcatttttcactaaaacagcttctatgaagttaggctttctgaggcgtctccaccagtcTTTCTCATCTACAGaactgctaattctgtacaagggccttatctgtccatgtatggagtactcttcgcatgtttggggttccactcacacagtggaatcaaaagattttcattttattaactcccctcctctaactgactgtgttcagcctctttctcatcgcaagaatgttgcatctcttgttatcttctaccgctaatttcatgctaactgctcttctgatcttgctaactccatccctcctctcctcctgcggcctcgctacacaaggctttcttcttcctctcacccctactctgtccaactctctaatgcaagagttaaccagtaactCATACTTTTCTcaagtaaactctggaactccctgcctgcttctgtattgcaaatttctttttttttgttattctatttcatttatttattcatttatttattttattttatttttttttttttttatttatttatttatttatttatttatttatttatttatttatttatttatttatttatttattttttttttttttttatttttttttttttttttgctatctcAGACCTGCCAGGAGACTAGGAACTAAGCAGGCCTTGTTTTTCGTTTCATGTTGTCCTtagtcatttttccctcttacataaagaataaCTCCACTATCTCTTATATCTTGCCAGTCGAACATTTCACTCAAAATTCCAGCCGAGTTTCTAGATAAATTTCAGGCCTGCCTGCAGATCAGCGCTTTAGCTGAGTTGTAGGTCCGTCTTCCTACAAGATAAATTGCACAATGTAAACCGTACTCAGTTCATGTTAAGAAGCAATACAGTGAATGACTATTCATATTATAATATGTATTTCCGGAACATTAGCCACTAGTTGAATATCCCGCCTCCCCTGTCCTCTATCGCAGTATTACCAGAATGGAGTATGGTCATTTGCCAAGGATCTTTTTGACGGCTGGCCAGTATTTAAGtgtaagaaataaaagtgaaaagttACGAAAAGAAATCGGtcacacaaagaagaaatagtGACTAATAAGTAATTCATGTTAATAATAGTTCTTATTCATATGTCCGCAAAATACCTGCCTATAATTTAAACTTTCAGGCAGATAATTGTTTGTTAAAGGAAAGTATTAGTGAGACAAGAGTTAAAACATGACCTTTTCATGAAAGTACGAGggataaagataaatgaataccgTTAGAGAGGTGGAAATACCGACCGGCAGCATGAAAGCCCGAGGGCCCGAGGTGGCACCAGTGACCAGTGGCAGGGCGGACGTAAGGTGGTCTGAGCACTGAAGGTTAACCAGCCATCCTCTCAAACCAACGCTGTAAGGTGGCGGCAACAAATCAGAGGCATTATTGGCACTTCCCTCCTGGTGGTGCGTGTGTGACAGGTGAGCGTGGCAGGTGTGGAGGCGAGccaggcaggtggtggtggaggtgggccctgagtgagtgtgttgacATTACTGTTTTGACTGTTTTAAAATGGTGAGTgactgtgtgaactttgtgtgtaTGTCCATTGTTTCCTTTGTATGAGATGAGGTAAGCATAGCAGGTTATTGAGAATTACTGAGTAGGTGATGTGTTGTCACAGTCCTTGtggccactgctgctgcccgGCCTGGTCTTCTTACTGGGTAGGCTTCCCAGTCCAATAACCACTGCAGAAGTTATTTTAGAGTAAAGAAAGCCGCATCCTGCTGTACCAGCTAATGCATTATATAATTGCAGAGTTAACTTTCAAAACATTTGTTCCTTGATTTTGGCTTCCCtcaggcataaaaaaaaaaaaaaggagaaaaaatgcttCCAATAATAGGTGGTTGGTGCATCATGTACAGTGTGGAATACAGTCATGTTAGCCAAATTGGTATAAGAGTTTCCCAAGATGACACACTAGGGCAGATTTAAAAGACTTAATATTAGTTATTGACCACATACTCAGGCAAAGAATTCCACACACGCTGATTAATCATTTTCTGATCTCAAGAGAGTTTTGGACGTGGGCAAGTTTTAAATGTTGCCCTGGATAATAGTAATTGGAGAGAGTATAAAGAAATCATCAGGCTCCAAGGAGGTCTCATTATGAAGAATCTTCCAGTATTTGATCACATCATGACACAGCAATCTACCTCTGACAGAGAACAAATTCAAAGCTTTCAGTCACAAGCCATAGTCCATAAGTTCATGCCCCAGAATGTTTCTTGTCCAAGCAGCATTGGGAGAGCATTAAAAATTTAGGGTAAAGGTTCTGCATAACTGgcaccttattatttttttttttttctttttatttatttattttttttttttcctattgtctTCCACACCTTCACAAGACCCATCATATACACATAGCATGATAGTATAAAGTGGCACAAAAATGCCATCAAGCCTCTACCCCAGCAAGCTTTGGGACTTGTAGCAATATGGGATTTTGAGGGGGAGGTGAGATGGAAATGAGTAATTTCTGGGGAATAAATTATCAGGTCAGGCTAGATAAGATCACTGGCTCCCAACCTTTTCCTGAGTGAGTACCACTTAGAGGTCTCGTACTGTCCTTGCATACCGCTTGGTTCCAGAAAAATTCAGTTCCAGCaaatattaatttattcacaagtagaacacacaaattaACTAACAACAGGCATCTGATTCTTCTCCACCACCTAATcgatgccagattatcttgtgtaaggcaatgataatttttctgggaaattaattaatttataaataaaaattgtataTATGATCCAGAAAGTGCTCAGGTACCATCTTGAAGGCCTTTGTTATCACTGGGTTGGGAACTGCTGGGTTGGATTGTTTGTTGTTATGATTGCAGAATGTTCTTCTCTGGTGCATATGGATGTGTTTTAAGTGATTCTGGTCACGTCTTTGCGTGTCTTGGGTGATTCTGATAATTTACTCCACTGAAATTGCTCATTTTTTTGTCCCACCCCACCTGAAAATTCTGCTTCCCTACAGATCCCGAAGGTTGTTGGGAGGTAGAGAGTTAGTTGGTAGGGTACTAGAATGAGGGAAGCCAGATTATGCCAAATTTAGACATTCATGAAAAAGGTTTAAGGATTAAGCATCATATATATGAAGAATGTTCTTGCCTGGATCCTCTCTTAAAGGACATTAGCAACCCAAACCTTCCCCTAGGTATCCTTTGAAGTGAGCCTCAGCATGGGATCCACCGCCAACAACATCACCGAGGAGAACACAAGGCGGACGCCCGGCGAGGAGCAAGACGACAGCCTGGACGACGGCAGTGATGGGGAGACCTGGGTGTTctaccgagagaggaaggagtgggccgACATCACCCCAGTACCGCAGGATGATGGGCCACATGCTGTTGTAAAGATAGCCTACACTGAGGCCTGTGAGTGGCTGTGGGGCTGTGGGCTGTGTTAGGACAGGGTGTGGCTGTGGGCTGGATGGGGCTGTGGGCTGTGTTGAGACAGGGTAAGGCTGTGGGCTGTGTTGAAGCAGGGTAAGGCTGTGGGTTGTGTTGTGGCAGGGTGGGGCTGTGGGCTGTGTTAGGGCAGGGTGGGACTGTGGGCTGTTTTGGGCTGGTTGGGGCTGTGGGCTGTGTAGGGGTTCACCAGACATGGCTtatattctcaaacttttttgtGCTTTACCTCTGCTATTTCAAAAGACTATTCAAATTTACACAAGCTTTTTCACGTGTTTTTGCAGTTTTAGAGggagagtgacaatatttctacatattGACTgtggaaacacttgaaaactgcactaatcacctctgtggcctttgaagatagtcatggtgagagagcaaagcatctCTGAGTAAGGACCATAgactgaaaaacacacacaacacaaagtaACCTGCGGCAACAGTTTCAGATGTATACGACTACTTGCGGGCTGTGGTGGCAAAGGGGGAGCTATCTGAACGTGCGCTGTACCTCACTGAAGACGCCATCAACATGAATGCTGCCAACTACACAGTGTGGCAATACAGGTGAGGCGCTGGGAGGGTCCTgtacttaatgtgtgtgttcCTTGGTGCATTTTGTCTGTATTCTTTGTTCTTCATATCTCTTCACGTTATTGGCTAgttgtttttattagtattaattATTGTATtagattttcctcttcttgttctcttctctgcCTGACCTGTGACTCTAGCTAACTAACAATCACGGTCTCTATATTTTGGTAATTCAGGTTTTGCATATCagagtttctttgttttttaataATTGTGTTTCTCCACATTAGGACCAAAAAACTTAGCcaacttgctcctcttccttaattttatttgatttgctGACTGGACGGACCATAAGCATGTAATATATGTTGGTCCTTAAGGGTTCCTTCAGGCCATGTTCCACTGGAATATTGGCAAGTGCACTTCAGTCTGTCTTGTCATGTGTAACTGTTCTTCCTTACTGCTTCATTGTTATATGTTGTGCTCATCATGCTCCCCATCCATCCCTTTCTTATATCCCGATGGCCTTAACCTCTCCACATCTGTCCAGCTATCTTCTGTTAGCCTGCCTCCATCTATACAGCCTATCACACTTGGCTGTGTTCAGTCTGCCAGTGCTTGAGCTGTTAGtaatatatttttcactttgCAGAAGGAAAATCTTGAGGCATCTTGGCAGCGAATTAGAACAGGAACTAAACTTTTGTCGGGAAATGATAGAAATGAATCCAAAGAATTATCAAGTCTGGtaagtaaaagtgtgtgtgtgtgtgtgtgtgtgtgttcctttctttttctttggatTACAGGATATTTTTGGtggttttttatctttttttatattgggTTACAAATGTTTTTTGGATGTTGTTAAGATTGATTCCTGTACACTGTAGACAATAAAcaatctatctgtgtgtgtgtgtgtgtgtgtatttacctagttgtagttttacagggcctgggctttatgctcgtgtggtcctgtctccatatctacacttatccaatttttctttaaaactatgcacactcgttgctgacaccacttctcactcaaactgttccaagtctcaacacatctttgcgggaaactatattttttaacatctctcagacatcttcccttcctcagtttcttactatgcaatcttgtgcttctaatgtcatattcttctctccggattagtttctcattatccacttcatcattatccgtgtgtgtgtgtgtgtgtatttacctagttgtatttacctagttgtagttttacagggcctgggctttatgctcgtgtggccccgtctccatatctacacttatccaatcttactttaaaagtatgcacactcgttgcagacactacttcttcatttaaactgttccacgtctcaatacatctctgcgagAAACTATAttctttaatatctctcagacatcttccttttctcagctttttacaatgtgatcttgtgcttcgcatgtcatattcttctatcaggatcagtttctcattatccacttggtccattccgttgatcaatttataaacttgtatcaggtctcctctctcccttctttgttccagggttggtagatccatagcctttagtctctcctcatgtgtcatcccttcaaattctggaaccattcttgtagctattttttttagcctctccaatttccttatgtgtttctttttatgaggggtccacactacttctgcatattccaatctgggtcttattatagtacttatcaatttcttcatcatttctttgtccatgtagtgaaatgctactccaatattccttagcaaattatatgtttgtgtgtgtgtgtgtgtgtgtgtgtgtgtgtgtgtgtgtgtgtgtgtgaacaattgCACCTTTACAAACATCTCCCAACTACACAGTTTCTCATCACTTCCTCCCCTGTCCAGGCACCACCGACGGGTGATAGTGGAATGGCTGGGTGATGGCAGCAAGGAGCTTAAGCTGACAGAAATTATCTTCAGCCAGGACGCCAAAAATTACCACGCCTGGGAACACCGCCAGTGGGCACTCAAGACATTCAAGTAAGCACACGTTCTCTCTGAATAATTACACTGTCTAATTGGGATTTGTTTGTTGTTAGCACAAGTCAaactgaagaaaatgtaaagtggCACCACAAAACCTCTCCAGGAATACTTAAGTACTC encodes the following:
- the LOC123510057 gene encoding protein farnesyltransferase/geranylgeranyltransferase type-1 subunit alpha-like, with amino-acid sequence MGSTANNITEENTRRTPGEEQDDSLDDGSDGETWVFYRERKEWADITPVPQDDGPHAVVKIAYTEAFSDVYDYLRAVVAKGELSERALYLTEDAINMNAANYTVWQYRRKILRHLGSELEQELNFCREMIEMNPKNYQVWHHRRVIVEWLGDGSKELKLTEIIFSQDAKNYHAWEHRQWALKTFKLYDGELDYVDRLLEEDVRNNSAWNQRHFTISQTTGFTKEVIQREVEYTKAAITKVVDNESPWSYLRGVVQHCEGGLASVGDLWEWCQKMYDEGQCSPHLLTFMLDLMEDRMERQPDLRPSLLKRCLEICESLATKYDKIRREYWRYIERNLSHRFGA